From the genome of Bacteroidota bacterium:
TTAATTTTTCAAAGCCTCATCAATAATCTTTTGTACAACAGGTTTAGCCTGGTATTTACGGTCAAACAACAGGGGATAGTCTGTTCTGCCGGGAATAGGCCAACCGTTTTTCCAGGATTGACCATCAGTAACTCCCCAGAGGGTAACTCTTTCAATAACATCCTTATGTTTCAAAAAGAGTTTGAAAAAATCCAGGTATCTTTTTTCGAAAGCCGTATTTACAGAATCAGGTAATCCATTTGGATAAGGATTTGACCTTTTTTGGAAATTCACGCGGGCTGAAACATCCGCGCCAATTCTCCAATCCATTTTCAATACAGAAATATCCATTTCAGTAATCATGACTTTTACACCAAGAGCGGCAAAATCCTCAATAGTCTGTTCATACTCGTCAATACTTGGAGAATCCAGCCCAATATGGCACTGCTCGCCAACTGCATCAATTCTTACTCCAGCTTCTTTTAATTTTTTCACCATAGCCAAAGCAGTTTTGCGTTTTTGGGGATTAGTCAAAGAATAGTCGTTATAATATAATTCAGCTTTAGGATCGGCTTCATGGGCAAATTGAAAAGCCAGTTTAATATAATCTTCACCGATTATCTGATAATATTTACTGTTTCTGTAACCGCCCCTGTCATCAATAACCTCATTCACCACATCCCAACCTTTCACTCTGCCTTTATACCTGCCGACTACGGTATAAATATGATCTTTCATCCTCTGAATCAGAACCTCGCGCGACACATCATTCCCATTACTATCTATGAAAAACCAGGAAGGCGACTGGGAATGCCAGACAAGATTATGGCCGGTAATAAACAATTTGTTTTTCACTCCAAAATCCACAAACTTATCAGGGAGTGAGAAATCGTAAACATCTTCACGGGGATGAATCGGGCCAACTTTCATGCAGTTTTCTGCAACAATGGCACTAAACTGGGTTTTAATTAAACGAACTGAACTGGTATCCTTTCCTGTAATCTGATCTGCATTCATAGCGGTTCCAATATAAAATTTCCCGGCAAAGGCATCTTTTAAACCAAGTGATTGGGCAGAAATATTGGACGTGAGAAATATAGCTATGCAAAATGCGCCAAACATTTTAATTGTATAGAATCGTTTCTTTTTCATTTTTTTGATTTTATAGATAAACATTAAAGTATCAGAGTTCTTTT
Proteins encoded in this window:
- a CDS encoding endo-1,4-beta-xylanase; this translates as MKKKRFYTIKMFGAFCIAIFLTSNISAQSLGLKDAFAGKFYIGTAMNADQITGKDTSSVRLIKTQFSAIVAENCMKVGPIHPREDVYDFSLPDKFVDFGVKNKLFITGHNLVWHSQSPSWFFIDSNGNDVSREVLIQRMKDHIYTVVGRYKGRVKGWDVVNEVIDDRGGYRNSKYYQIIGEDYIKLAFQFAHEADPKAELYYNDYSLTNPQKRKTALAMVKKLKEAGVRIDAVGEQCHIGLDSPSIDEYEQTIEDFAALGVKVMITEMDISVLKMDWRIGADVSARVNFQKRSNPYPNGLPDSVNTAFEKRYLDFFKLFLKHKDVIERVTLWGVTDGQSWKNGWPIPGRTDYPLLFDRKYQAKPVVQKIIDEALKN